A genomic region of Octopus sinensis linkage group LG2, ASM634580v1, whole genome shotgun sequence contains the following coding sequences:
- the LOC115231643 gene encoding protein pelota homolog: MRRVYQNIDKYNDGCMVLIPEEAEDMWHAYNLVAVGDVLKSTTIRKVQNESATGSVSASKVRTVLTIRVEAIDFDTQACVLRVKGRNIAENQYVKMGAYHTLDLELNRKFTLEKHWDSITLERIDTACDPAQNADLAAIVMQEGLGHLCLVTSSMTLVKAKIETNIPRKRKGMCAQHDKGLMKFYDQMIQAVRRHVNFEIVKCLLIASPGFVKDQFFSYMLDQAVKNDWKDILENKSRCVLAHSSSGFKHSLKEVLQDPSMANRLADTKALGEVKALDDFYNMLVNDPDRAVYGIKPVEKASDLLAIETLMVSDELFRSRDIPKRQRYVALVDKVKENGAEVKIFSSLHVSGEQLGQLTGVAALLRYPIPEEDEVDGVSDSED; this comes from the exons ATGAGGCGCGTGTACCAAAATATCGACAAGTACAATGATGG GTGCATGGTCCTCATTCCTGAAGAGGCAGAAGATATGTGGCATGCCTATAACTTAGTAGCTGTTGGAGATGTTCTCAAATCAACAACTATCCG AAAGGTTCAGAATGAATCTGCAACTGGTAGTGTCAGTGCCAGTAAAGTACGTACTGTACTTACCATTCGGGTAGAAGCTATTGACTTTGACACTCAGGCTTGTGTGTTGCGGGTGAAAGGCCGAAATATTGCAGAAAACCAATATGTGAAG ATGGGAGCTTACCACACACTTGATTTGGAGCTCAACCGCAAGTTTACACTTGAAAAACATTGGGATTCAATCACATTAGAACGCATTG ACACAGCTTGTGATCCAGCTCAAAATGCTGATTTAGCTGCCATTGTGATGCAAGAAGGTCTTGGTCATCTCTGCCTTGTAACATCCAGTATGACTTTAGTAAAGGCCAAGATCGAAACAAACATTCCACGAAAGAGGAAAGGAATGTGTGCCCAACATGACAAG ggTCTTATGAAATTTTATGACCAAATGATCCAGGCTGTTAGAAGACATGTCAACTTTGAAA TTGTGAAGTGTTTGCTAATTGCAAGTCCTGGCTTTGTGAAG GATCAATTTTTCTCCTACATGTTGGATCAGGCTGTGAAAAATGACTGGAAGGATATTCTGGAGAATAAGTCACGATGTGTTTTGGCACATTCTTCGTCTGGTTTTAAACATTCTCTCAAAG aaGTACTGCAAGATCCTTCCATGGCAAACCGGTTGGCAGATACCAAAGCTCTTGGAGAGGTGAAAGCATTGGATGATTTTTACAATATGTTAGTAAACGATCCAGATCGTGCTGTTTATGG TATAAAGCCTGTTGAAAAGGCATCCGATCTCTTAGCCATAGAAACTCTAATGGTTTCAGATGAGTTGTTCAG ATCCAGGGATATTCCAAAGCGACAGCGCTATGTTGCTTTGGTggataaagtaaaagaaaatggagcAGAGGTTAAGATCTTTTCTAGTCTACACGTCTCAGGAGAAC AGCTTGGCCAACTCACCGGTGTAGCTGCCCTCTTGCGCTACCCCATACCTGAAGAAGATGAGGTTGATGGGGTATCGGACAGTGAAGATTGA